Genomic DNA from Sphingobium sp. WTD-1:
AGCGGCTGTTTGAGCAGAAGGATCTGGTGCCGTCCGAAGTGCTGCCGACCGTCAAGGCGGAAGGGCGCAACATCATCATCGGTGCCTTCGCACCGCTGGCGAGCTTCGCCCTGTTCCACATGGTCACCGTGTTTCCGCTCAGTTGGGTGGTGCTGTTCACCGACCAGCCGATCGAACGCTTCCTGGTGATCGAGATGATCGGTGCGTCGGTCGGTCTGCTGGCGATCGTGGTGTCGGGCTTCATCGCCGACCAGATCGGCCGTCGCTCGCTGCTCGGCTGGTCGGCCCTGGGCATCGCGATCTTCGCGGTGGTGGCGCCGCTGCTGCTCAATGGCGGGGATCTGGGCGAGGTCGCCTTCATGATCCTGGGCTTCATGCTGCTGGGCCTGGCGTTCGGCCAGTCGTCGGGCGTGGTGGCGTCCAACTTCGCGACCGAGGCGCGCTATACCAGTTCGGCGCTGACGTCGGATCTGGCCTGGCTGGTCGGTGCCGGCTTCGCGCCGCTGCTGGCGCTGCTGCTGTCGGTGAAGTTCGGTCTAGCCGCGTCGGGCATCTACCTGCTGTCGGGCGCGATTGCGACGATGGTGGCGCTCTACGTCAACAAGGAACTGGCGGCGCGGGATCGCTGATCCCGGCCGACGGCCTTGCCAAAATGAGAAGCGTGATCGGCCCGGCCGGTCACGCTTTTTTTGTGGCGGCGACCCTTGCTTTCATCCGGGCGAGGCCCTTGCGGTCGAACCAGCCGGTCGGGCCGGGGCGCGGGCGCCAGCGCGGGAGCCAATCGGGATAGAGGCTGACGAGTTCGCGCGGCAGGCCGGCGGGGCCGACCCGGCTCATGATGTCAGAGACGATGCGGTTCTGATAATAGCGGACCGAATAGTTGATCAGCCGCTTGTAATGCATCCGCCAAGTCAGCGGCCGGGCGAGGCCGACCGGTTCGCAGGCAAAGCCCGCGCCCTCGCAGGCCAGCACCCGCTCCAATTGCCAGTCGGCATCGCTTGCCAGATCGGTATGCGCCCAGGAGGCGACCAGCCCGTCGTCGCCGATCAGGTCGTCGGGCAGGCGCAGGCCGCTTGTCCGGATGGCGGCGACGAAGCGGCCGGACAGGGCATAGAGATCGCCGAAGATGCCGCGCTCGATTCGCAGGTTGCGGCGATAGGTTTCCACTTCGCGGCCATTGACCGGCATGCCGGCGGCGGCGTTGGCCTGGGGGTGGGCGGCAAGGTCTGCCACCAGCGCGTCGATCGATCCAGGCGCGATCTGGGCATCGCCGTCGAGGAAGATGACGGCATCCTCCGTGCCGGTGAGCAGGTGGTGGACGACATGGTTCCAGGTGCGCGACTTGCCGCCGGCGGCGATGTCATGGACGATCACATGGGCGCGGCCGGCGGCGGCTGCGCGAGCACGCTCCACGGTACGGTCGGTGGTGCCGTTCACCAGCACATGGAAGATGGTGAACGGGCGGTCGAGCGGCAGCGAGGCGAGGCAGCCGGCGATCCGGCGTTCCTCCTGGTGGGCGAAGATGGCAACCGCGACGACCATGGCGGGATCAGCGGAAGTCCCAGCCCTGCTGGCCATGCTCGACGGCGTCGGGGCCATCGGTTTCGGCCTGGGGCGTGGCGCGCAGCGGGACCAGGATCGAGACGATCAGCGCGGTGATGGCGGTGCCGACCAGCGCCCAGAGAGCGA
This window encodes:
- a CDS encoding glycosyltransferase — encoded protein: MVVAVAIFAHQEERRIAGCLASLPLDRPFTIFHVLVNGTTDRTVERARAAAAGRAHVIVHDIAAGGKSRTWNHVVHHLLTGTEDAVIFLDGDAQIAPGSIDALVADLAAHPQANAAAGMPVNGREVETYRRNLRIERGIFGDLYALSGRFVAAIRTSGLRLPDDLIGDDGLVASWAHTDLASDADWQLERVLACEGAGFACEPVGLARPLTWRMHYKRLINYSVRYYQNRIVSDIMSRVGPAGLPRELVSLYPDWLPRWRPRPGPTGWFDRKGLARMKARVAATKKA